In Mesorhizobium sp. 113-3-3, a genomic segment contains:
- a CDS encoding ABC transporter permease encodes MDITVNILLTIATAATPLLIAAIGELVVERSGVLNLGVEGMMIMGAVGGFGAGYLTGSPWIGLLAAIAMGAVFSLLFAVMTLSLATNQVATGLSLTLLGLGLSGMIGTSFVGQPGVRLPNLDIPGLSSIPVVGKLLFGQDPVFYISIALTAAVMWFLFKTRTGLTLRSIGDSHTSAHALGIKVIRYRYLAVIFGGACAGLAGGHLSLVYTPQWVENMTAGRGWIALALVVFASWRPWRVLAGAYIFGAVWIGQLHAQAFGIPVPSQMLSSLPYLATVVVLVLISRNKRLTMMNTPASLGQPFVPDR; translated from the coding sequence ATGGACATCACCGTCAACATCCTCCTGACCATCGCAACCGCCGCCACGCCGCTGTTGATCGCGGCGATCGGCGAACTGGTGGTCGAGCGCTCCGGCGTGCTCAATCTCGGTGTCGAAGGCATGATGATAATGGGCGCGGTCGGCGGCTTCGGGGCCGGCTATCTGACCGGCTCGCCCTGGATCGGCCTTTTGGCGGCGATCGCCATGGGGGCGGTGTTCTCACTGCTGTTTGCCGTCATGACGCTGTCGCTGGCCACCAACCAGGTGGCGACCGGCCTGTCGCTGACGCTGCTCGGCCTCGGCCTCTCCGGCATGATCGGCACCAGCTTCGTCGGCCAGCCCGGTGTCAGGCTGCCCAATCTCGACATTCCCGGCCTGAGCTCCATCCCGGTCGTGGGCAAGCTGCTGTTCGGCCAGGATCCGGTGTTCTACATCTCGATCGCGCTGACCGCCGCCGTCATGTGGTTCCTGTTCAAGACGCGCACCGGCCTCACGCTGCGCTCGATCGGCGACAGCCACACCTCGGCGCATGCGCTCGGCATCAAGGTCATCCGCTACCGCTATCTGGCGGTGATCTTCGGCGGCGCCTGCGCCGGTCTGGCCGGCGGCCATCTGTCGCTGGTCTACACGCCGCAATGGGTCGAGAACATGACCGCGGGCCGCGGCTGGATCGCGCTGGCGCTCGTGGTGTTCGCGTCGTGGCGGCCGTGGCGGGTGCTGGCTGGCGCCTACATCTTCGGCGCGGTGTGGATAGGCCAGCTTCATGCACAGGCTTTTGGCATTCCGGTGCCCTCGCAGATGCTTTCTTCTCTGCCCTATCTGGCAACCGTCGTGGTTCTCGTTCTAATCTCGCGCAACAAGCGTCTGACGATGATGAACACGCCGGCATCCCTGGGGCAGCCATTCGTTCCGGATCGTTGA